Proteins co-encoded in one Streptomyces roseochromogenus subsp. oscitans DS 12.976 genomic window:
- the nuoI gene encoding NADH-quinone oxidoreductase subunit NuoI, whose translation MAEEPKETKPGFQNPVAGFGVTFKAMFKKRLTEQYPEQKKTTAPRFHGRHQLNRHPDGLEKCVGCELCAWACPADAIYVEGADNTDEERYSPGERYGRVYQINYARCILCGLCIEACPTRALTMTNEFELADSSRANLIYTKEQLLAGLEEGMVDTPHAIFPGTDEQDYYRGLVTQAAPGTVRQVAVSKGETPEDQEVDA comes from the coding sequence ATGGCTGAGGAGCCCAAGGAGACCAAACCCGGTTTCCAGAACCCCGTGGCCGGCTTCGGCGTGACCTTCAAGGCCATGTTCAAGAAGCGGCTGACCGAGCAGTACCCGGAGCAGAAGAAGACCACGGCTCCGCGGTTCCACGGACGGCACCAGCTCAACCGCCATCCGGACGGCCTGGAGAAGTGCGTCGGCTGCGAGCTGTGCGCCTGGGCCTGCCCCGCCGACGCCATCTACGTGGAAGGCGCCGACAACACCGACGAGGAACGCTACTCGCCGGGCGAGCGCTACGGCCGCGTCTACCAGATCAACTACGCCCGCTGCATCCTGTGCGGCCTGTGCATCGAGGCGTGCCCCACGCGCGCGTTGACGATGACCAACGAGTTCGAGCTGGCCGACTCCAGCCGCGCCAACCTCATCTACACCAAGGAACAGCTCCTCGCCGGCCTCGAAGAGGGCATGGTCGACACACCCCACGCGATTTTCCCGGGGACCGACGAACAGGACTACTACCGGGGCCTGGTGACACAGGCCGCGCCCGGCACGGTCCGCCAGGTCGCCGTCTCCAAGGGAGAGACGCCCGAGGACCAGGAGGTGGACGCATGA
- the nuoH gene encoding NADH-quinone oxidoreductase subunit NuoH has translation MSPYLAAEDLSMFGRDPWWLVVIKAVFCFAFLMVTVLFSIVWERKVVAWMQLRIGPNRHGPWGMLQSLADGVKLMLKEDVIVKRADKVVYVLAPIVAAIPAFMAIAVIPFGPAGNEISIFGHRTTMQLTDLPIAMLYVLAVASVGIYGIVLAGWSSGSTYPLLGGLRSCAQMISYEIAMGAAFASVFLYSGSMSTSTIVEQQHDRWYILLLPVSFILYIVTMVGETNRAPFDMPESEGDLVGGFNTEYSSIKFAMFMLAEYVNMVTVSAVSTTLFLGGWRAPWPISSFWAGANHGWWPLLWFVIKVQLLLFFFIWLRGTLPRVRYDQLMKLGWKVLIPVSVTWLMLVATVRALRNEHYDFADIALYVGGGVLALLLISFVADMFREKARTAERPDAEQAGFDPMAGGFPVPPLPGQELPPVPRRRPRRERELIVSGGSDTVSDGSSDGKEASDG, from the coding sequence ATGAGCCCGTACCTCGCAGCTGAAGACCTCTCGATGTTCGGCCGCGACCCCTGGTGGCTGGTCGTCATCAAGGCCGTGTTCTGCTTCGCCTTCCTGATGGTGACCGTGCTGTTCTCCATCGTGTGGGAGCGCAAGGTCGTCGCCTGGATGCAGCTGCGCATCGGCCCCAACCGGCACGGCCCCTGGGGCATGCTCCAGTCGCTCGCCGACGGCGTGAAGCTGATGCTCAAGGAAGACGTCATCGTCAAGCGCGCGGACAAGGTCGTCTACGTCCTCGCGCCGATCGTCGCGGCCATCCCGGCCTTCATGGCGATCGCGGTGATCCCGTTCGGCCCGGCCGGCAACGAGATCTCGATCTTCGGCCACCGCACCACGATGCAGCTCACCGACCTGCCGATCGCGATGCTCTACGTCCTCGCGGTCGCCTCCGTCGGCATCTACGGCATCGTCCTCGCGGGTTGGAGTTCTGGATCCACGTACCCGCTCCTCGGCGGCCTGCGCTCCTGCGCGCAGATGATCTCCTACGAGATCGCCATGGGTGCCGCGTTCGCCTCCGTGTTCCTGTACTCGGGGTCGATGTCGACGTCCACGATCGTGGAGCAGCAGCACGACCGCTGGTACATCCTGCTGCTGCCGGTCTCCTTCATCCTCTACATCGTCACGATGGTCGGCGAGACCAACCGGGCCCCCTTCGACATGCCGGAGTCCGAGGGCGACCTGGTCGGCGGCTTCAACACCGAGTACTCGTCCATCAAGTTCGCGATGTTCATGCTCGCCGAGTACGTGAACATGGTGACGGTCTCAGCTGTGTCGACCACCCTGTTCCTCGGCGGCTGGCGCGCCCCCTGGCCGATCAGCTCCTTCTGGGCGGGCGCGAACCACGGCTGGTGGCCGCTGCTCTGGTTCGTGATCAAGGTCCAGTTGCTGCTGTTCTTCTTCATCTGGCTGCGCGGCACGCTCCCGCGGGTCCGCTACGACCAGCTCATGAAGCTCGGCTGGAAGGTCCTCATCCCGGTCTCGGTGACGTGGCTGATGCTGGTGGCGACCGTACGGGCCCTGCGCAACGAGCATTACGACTTCGCTGACATCGCCCTCTACGTCGGCGGCGGAGTCCTCGCCCTGCTGCTGATCTCCTTCGTCGCCGACATGTTCCGCGAGAAGGCCAGGACGGCCGAGCGCCCCGACGCCGAGCAGGCCGGATTCGACCCGATGGCCGGCGGGTTCCCGGTACCGCCGCTGCCCGGACAGGAGCTGCCGCCGGTGCCGAGGCGCCGCCCGCGCCGCGAGCGGGAGCTGATTGTCAGTGGTGGGTCGGACACTGTCAGTGACGGATCTTCGGATGGAAAGGAGGCGTCTGATGGCTGA
- a CDS encoding molybdopterin-dependent oxidoreductase, with amino-acid sequence AGAVPSLLPGGRPATDPRAREEVAAAWGLAELPLRYGRDTHHIVEAAATGELSALVVAGVEVADLPDPARAREALDGVGFLVSLELRPSEVTEHADVVLPVAAVAEKAGTFLNWEGRLRFFDAALKPDQMTRRLAPTDARVLQMLADTMDVHLGLPDLRTTRAEIDRLGSWAGPRATGPQEYAGVLPRPAVGEAVLAGHRLLLDQGVLQEGDEALAGTRHAAHARVSAATAAEAGVKDGDALAVTGPTGTVELPLRITEMPDRVVWLPLNSIGAGVASDTGARPGSLVRIGSAAPAEQAPEEVEA; translated from the coding sequence AGGCGGGCGCGGTGCCGTCGCTGCTGCCGGGCGGCCGCCCGGCGACCGACCCACGCGCACGGGAGGAGGTCGCCGCCGCCTGGGGGCTCGCCGAACTCCCGCTGCGCTACGGCCGCGACACCCACCACATCGTCGAGGCCGCCGCCACCGGCGAACTGTCGGCACTCGTCGTCGCCGGCGTCGAGGTCGCCGACCTGCCCGACCCGGCACGCGCGCGTGAAGCACTCGACGGCGTCGGCTTCCTGGTGTCGCTGGAGCTGCGGCCCAGCGAGGTCACCGAGCATGCCGACGTCGTCCTCCCGGTCGCCGCGGTCGCCGAGAAGGCGGGCACCTTCCTCAACTGGGAAGGCCGGCTGCGGTTCTTCGACGCCGCGCTCAAGCCCGACCAGATGACCCGCCGCCTGGCACCGACGGACGCGCGCGTGCTGCAGATGCTGGCCGACACCATGGACGTCCATCTGGGCCTGCCGGATCTGCGCACCACGCGCGCGGAGATCGACCGGCTCGGCTCCTGGGCCGGCCCGCGCGCCACCGGACCCCAGGAGTACGCCGGCGTGCTGCCCCGCCCGGCCGTCGGCGAGGCCGTACTCGCCGGGCACCGGCTGCTCTTGGACCAGGGCGTCCTCCAGGAGGGTGACGAGGCGCTCGCCGGTACCCGGCACGCCGCCCACGCGCGCGTGTCGGCGGCGACGGCCGCCGAGGCGGGCGTGAAGGACGGCGACGCCCTCGCCGTCACCGGCCCCACCGGCACCGTCGAACTCCCGCTGCGGATCACCGAGATGCCGGACCGGGTGGTCTGGCTCCCGCTGAACTCCATCGGCGCGGGCGTCGCCTCCGACACCGGGGCACGGCCCGGCTCACTCGTCCGCATCGGCTCGGCGGCACCCGCCGAACAGGCCCCCGAGGAGGTGGAGGCATGA